The DNA sequence GAAGTTCTTCGATCAACCCTATGACAGGGGACTGGTGGAGACGTGATCGCAGGATCTTAAGCAGTCGAGCCTTGGGAACTGATCCGAATGCGTCCTTGACGTCGCAGACGACCATATGGTGCTTCCCCTGATCCACCAATAATTTCGCCGCGGCGATGCCGTGAGCCAGTGATCGACTGGGACGAAAGCCGATGCTCAGGTCATAGAAATTCGGATCCAGCATCGGTGTAAGCAGCGTGCATAGGTTTCGGGAAAGGATGCGGCTCGAATCGTCGGGAATCTCGATAGTGCGGAAACCCTCTTTGCCAATTTTGGGAATCTTAGCCTTGCGGTATTTCCCCCGTCGAAAGCTACCACTGAGAACTTCTTTCTGCAAATTACGCAGTTGATCCCAGGGAAACCAGTTTGGATCAGCTAATTCTGCAATATCGCCGAGCATTTCATACCGACCAATTTTATTGATCGCAACGGCCAGCAGCCTGGGATTAGCAGCAGCCTTTAGCAGGCACTGGCAGTGTTCATGCATTCGTTTTTTCGCGGTGCGAGCCCACTGGTTGAGGTCTTCGTGGTACGACTTGATGGGGTCAACGAATTCGGATCGGTTACCGAGATAATCTCGTTGAAGGTAATTGTGGCGTAGTCTGGAAACGGATTGATAGGGCATGTGTTGGGCCTTTCATGGAATGAATGAATTAAGAACCGGGGCGGAGCAAGTCTACCCAGCCCCGGCTGAAAAAATGAGGTTACGGCGGTAGCCGAACTTATTAAGAAAGCGAGCCTTGGCCCGCCTTCCTGTCTTCAGCTTCCCCTCGACCGGCCTAAACATGCCCAAAATAGTTAAGAGTAGGGATCAACACATGGTCTAGAGAAAATGACCGGAAACAGATCCTGGTAGTTTTCATTCATTGGCTATGCGGATCGAGAGTAGATGGAGTCACCTGTGGTGTAATATTGTTGTTTTATCTTTTCCCTCTCCATCCAGGGAATGAATTGTCCTCCTTCTGTTAGGGTTAAAGTGGTTCCGGGATCAACAGATATTGCCTTTGTTCTTTCCTGCATCCCCTGTTCAGAAACTGTATTTCTCTTGTGGAACCGAATTCTCGAAAGAGAGCTCGGTGCCCGAGAAATTGTTCGAGTTGGGATGCTGATTTATTCCTCGGTAGTCGTGTACTCCCGATGCGGATCTTGTGGATCGGCTTGAATAGGTCAGTGGGAAGGAATTAGGCAGAACTGGAAACATTCGTTTTCATTTCGCTTCATTGGGGCTCATTTGTTTTCGTGATCTTCTCAATTTAAATTCCGGATTTTAAATTGATTCAAAATGATCTTACTTCTTTGGTGATTTCTTTCGTGTCATTTCGCGTTGGTAGAATCGCATTGTATCTTGTTCGGCCCGGTTCATGATCGCATCGTGCATAAAGTCGCTGATGGACATTTCACATTCGGCTGCTGCCATCTTGATGAGCTTGCGTTCTTTTGCTGACAGTTTGACTTTCAGGTAGACTTCTTTCTCGTTCTCCTGAGTGGTTGCACTTTTCTTCTTTGCCATTGGATTCTCATTCATATATCATTGTTTGTCATGCGGCCAGAACACCCATATGGGGTGTGTTGACCAATTCGTTTTTCATGATACAATTTCAACCTGAGCAGTCAACGGCAAAATCACCAGTTCCGTTAGGAAGGCCCAACGAGTGGGCTCACGCACCACTTGTTTCAGGGTTTTCAATATGACCAGACCTGAGAGCGAATACGATTCGCATGCTTCTCACAATAATGGGCCTGCAAGCCAAACCGAAAGGAAGGATAACCGCCTCAACTACAGTGCAAGAAAATTTCTGCAATTTGTTCATGCCCCTGGGAGCATTATCCAGGTTTTCGTCAAGGAGGTGGACTTCCTACCTAACGGAAACCTCATCGGTTTCTATGACTTGGATCACCTGAATGAGCTTGCGGAGGATGTGAAGCAACATTCAGGCCAAGCCACTGCAATCTTCTACAGCTTGAACCCAGTCACACCATCTTGCCATAACCGGGCGAAGAACTGCCTGAAACCAGGCTCAGATACTCAACCAGCAAAGAAATCAGACATTCAGTGTCGACATTTAATGCTGATCGACATTGACCCTGTACGCGATTCAGACTGTTCGGCGACGGATGTTGAGAAAGAAGTTGCCTACTGGGTCGGGCGGATTGTGTCGCGTGATCTGAGAAAGGCGGGCTGGTCCAGACCGGTTGC is a window from the Gimesia benthica genome containing:
- a CDS encoding reverse transcriptase/maturase family protein encodes the protein MPYQSVSRLRHNYLQRDYLGNRSEFVDPIKSYHEDLNQWARTAKKRMHEHCQCLLKAAANPRLLAVAINKIGRYEMLGDIAELADPNWFPWDQLRNLQKEVLSGSFRRGKYRKAKIPKIGKEGFRTIEIPDDSSRILSRNLCTLLTPMLDPNFYDLSIGFRPSRSLAHGIAAAKLLVDQGKHHMVVCDVKDAFGSVPKARLLKILRSRLHQSPVIGLIEELLDRKRKRGIPQGLSLSPLCLNVYLDHYFDRWWNEQFPGTTLVRYADDIAVFADTKQDAVNAYGAICQRLQSAGLQVKESQHDAIYDLTSNDHVLWLGFNLKLNNSDLNAVLGHSAWDKLQASLLEIRARLKKNKLRLEHDVSQSGCQWLVQKSMAINEAAIPAVADQIRQLAAHVGLNMAPLTAEEAHEAWSRGQEFGKRAEKDVAEWMQSQEVAKVAT
- a CDS encoding plasmid mobilization protein — its product is MAKKKSATTQENEKEVYLKVKLSAKERKLIKMAAAECEMSISDFMHDAIMNRAEQDTMRFYQREMTRKKSPKK